In Flavobacterium sp. 83, the genomic window TTGCTTTTTCTTCATAGTTACCTACACTAAAAAAATATTTTATATTCTCCGTCGCTCCAGAAATAGAAGCATTATTTTGAGTATAAGATCCTGTTCTAGTAATAGCATCAAACCAGTTCGTATTCACTGGTTGATTTTCAGAAAAAGTTGAAGTTCCTAAAGCAGCATTAGAATAACGTGCATACGGATCACTTCCCGCCATTTTAACTGTTCGTAATGGCTTTCTAAAACCAGAAAAACTTTCTACCTCAACAGTCACTCTATCGCCTTTCCCTTTTTTAGTAGTAACAATAATTACCCCATTTGCAGCTCTAGTACCGTAAATAGCCAATGCAGAAGCATCCTTCAAAATCTCATAAGAAGTTATATCATTAGTATTAATGTTATTGATATTCTCGGTAGGCATACCATCAACAATATACAAAGGAGATCTACCACCAATGGCAGTACCTAAACCTCTAATAACTACAGAAGGTGAACTTCCTGGTAAATCAGAAGAAATAACTTGAACACCTGCTGCTTTACCTTGGATAGCTTGAGAAGCATTTAAAACTTTAGTTTTAGATATTTCCTCCGCTTTCAATGAAGTAATTGAAGTGGTATTATCAATCTTTTTTCTCGATCCATAACCTATGACAACTACTTCTTTCAATTCAGTGTCTTTAGATTCATTTAAAGTGATACTCATATTTTCAGAAGTAACCTTTACTGATAAAGCATCAAAACCTACCATACTTATTTTAAGTACCTCACCTATTTTGGCTTTGATATTAAAATTACCGTCAAAATCAGTATCAGCCGAAGTTTTAGAATCGGCAGCAACAATCATTGCTGCAGGAATCCCAATTCCATTCTTATCCGATACTTTCCCTTTAATTACTTGTCCAGACATATAAGCCGGAAGTAAAATGAGTGCTAAAAAGCTAAAAATAAAATTTCTCATATATTAATAATTTGTTAAAGTTAGTGGGACCAAATTAGATAATTACAACGTTATAGTAATCATAACGGAGTTACTACATGAATACATCAAAATAGTAAAATACAGTAAGAAATCTATATTTCAAAGCCACTAAGAGAGGGATATGAGTAGCGTACTACATCGTTATGATGTAGTAATGATGTAGTAGAATTTCGCAAAAATTTAATTGAAATAATATAATATCTATAAAAATAGAGGCTGATTTATATCGTTAATAAAAATTTGGAAAGATTTTCATCCTGAACCAAGTTTAATTTCTTTCTCAAACGATAGCGATGCAGTTCAACACCTCTGAAAGAGATATTCATCATTGGCGCAATTTCTTTGGAAGAAAGATTCATTTTTAAATAAACACAAAGCTTAACATCCTTTGAAGTAAGGTTTGGAAATTTCTTAGAAAGATTAATTATAAACTCATTATGAATTTGATTCAAATTTGTTTCAAATGTTTCCCATTCATGTTTATTAACAGCATTGATTTTTATGGCTTTTTTGATCTCGCTTTTTAATTTATTAAAATCCGTTTCAGCATCTAAAATTCCCTGAATATTCTCTATCATTTCACTTTGTTTCGCAATAGAAAGCGATTTTCCGGCAACTTCTGATGATTTTGACTGTAACTCTAATTCTAGAATGTGTTTTTCATATTCTTGTACATTCAACTCGTTTTCGGCTTTTAATTCCATTTCCAGAATTTCCTTTTGATGCTTTAATTCTTCCTCTTGTAATTTCAGTTTCTGAATGTATTTCATCTTATTCCATTTATAATATAGGTATAGTATCAAACCTATAAAAATCAGGTATACCAGAATCATCCAAAAAGAAAAATACCATGCATTTGCAACAATAAACTGAAAACTGGATACTTTGATATAATGCGATCCATCGTTACGATAAATTGTTACATCGTGTGAACCACTAATAAAATTATTTAAAACAATCAGTCCTTCGTTTATAGGAATGAATTCTTTCGTACCATTAATTTTATAAAACAAATCCGGTTTTGTAGCTCCATAAATTCCAGATATCACATGTATTCTAAGCTCTGAATTATGCTTAATTTTTGATGTGTTTTCTACTAAAAGGCCATCGTTAAAAGCTTCTATCTTTATATTGCTTGTTTGCTTATTTTTATAATTTAATTGAAGTGAGATAAAACCATCATCCAGGTTTAGTAGATAACTATTATTATTTTTAAATACTTTCAAATTATCATTGATGATTTTTCCTTTATAATATTTTTCTTGAATGCTATTCTTTATGAATTGATTATCATTAGTGTAAACATGATACAAAAGTCCTCCCTGAAGTACCATGAAATTGTTTTCATCAATGGTAACAATATCTGATACGTTTTGGAAATTGCTGTTAAACAATTCATTTCCTTCTAATTGATTCGTTATTGAATTGTAGGTATACCATGATTTATTAATCAAAAAAAGAATTTCATTTCTGAACTCAAATATTTTCACACCAAAATCATTACTTATTTTACTGCGCTGGGTAATATTATCAACACGTACTGTTTCATAGGCATCATTATAAAGAATTCGATACAACCCCCTATTATTATCCGCTGCCCAAATTTCATTTTTCCTGTTTTGAGCAACATATTTTATAGGTTTCAAAATCTTTTTTAAAACAATATTTTGCTTTAAGTCATTAGCATCATTATAGATAATTACACCGCTGTATGTGGCTTGCAAATAGGAATTGTTAATACTGCTTTTTGCTAAATTCCAACCTCCATTTACCGTACTTAATTTATAAAATAATCCATTATCATAAACAAAAGTTCCTTCGTTGTGACCTATAAGATATTTGTTATTTATTTTACTGATATTCCAGGCTTGTCCTTGTGTATTTGGAATCAATGAAAGTTGTTTGTCTTCATATTTAAAAACACCATGATTTGAAGCCATTAAATAACCTTTTGGAGTGCTGGCAACAGAATAAACAGAACCTAAAATACCGGAACTATCATAAAAAATTGAAGTAGGAGAATTGACTTCGATATGTGCAATACCATTATCGAGTCCCAACCATAAATCATTCTCTTTGTCCTGACCGATACTTAAAATAGAATTGTTCATCAAGACATTATTTCTATTGATGTTTTTATAAGAACCGTCATTTAAATCGAGAACATAAACTCCTTTATTTGCTGTTCCTATTACAAGTTTATTGCTTTTTATAAACTGGGCAACATTGATGTTTGCGACTTTCAAAATGTCATTTAAGGGATTTTTCCAAGGACTTAAAACATTATTTTCCAAAACATAAACTCCATTTTTTTTAGTGAAAAAATAAATTTTATTTTGGTGTTTTTGAATGGCATGAATAACATTATTCTCTAAAACAGCCCATTCTTTTACTTTTTCGATTTTTGAATTCTTTATTTTATAAATTCCTTTCTCAACTGAAGCAACTAACAATTCATTGCCAACTGGAAAGCAATAGGAAATCAAAAAATCAAATTTATTTTCTTTAATACCTTTTCCATCATACAGAAAAAGCCCATTGAAGGACTGAAAGTAAATTTTGTTATTAAACTTAAATATCTTCCAAATTTCTTCATTGTTGTTTTCATCAAAAACCTTATTGCCTTTGGAAATAGAAACATAATGCATCTTTCCATCTTTTCGAAACCAATATCCAAATTCTTTATAAGATCCAGAGTAAATCTTATCTCCATCAACCATTATAGACCGAATTATTGTTTTGTTAGGCAACGTATATTTCTCCCATTTTACGCCATCGTAACGTAACAAATAATAATTATTGGCAAAATACATGGCATCATCATTCCCTTGCGCAACATTCCAAATCTGATTATCTCCCTGATAATCAGATTTGCTGTAATTTTCGACAAATGGAAGTAACTCTTGAGAATAAAGCGGGAACGAAAAAAAATATAATAGGATTAAGACAGTAATTTTTGCTTTCAAAATGCGGTTTTTTATCTTCAAATATAAACAGATTTCTTAAATAAAAAGTATAAAAAAAGCTTCCCTAATGAGAAGCTTTTTTATAAAAATATATTTCCTAATTGGTTAGTAATTCAAATACCTGATTCGCAATTTCAATTTCTTCATTGGTAGGAATAACCAAAATTTTTGTTTTAGAATCTGATGTATTAATTTCTCGAATTTCCTTAGAACGAATTTCATTTTTGCAATCGTCTAATTCTATTCCAAAATAATTCATATCCGTACATACTAGTTTTCGAATATAGGAAGAATTCTCCCCTATTCCTGCTGTAAAAACAATGGCATCAAGCCCGTTTAATACTGCCGTATAGGAACCAATATATTTTTTAATTCGGTATGCATTCATGGCTAAAGCCAACTGACAGTCCACATTTCCGTTCTCCGCATTGGCTTCTATGTCTCTTAAATCGCTGTAACCGGTAAGTCCCAGCATTCCGCTTTGCTTTTGCAACATCGTATTCACCGCATCAAGCGAATACCCTAACGAATTAACCAGATAAAAAATCACAGATTGATCTACATCTCCGCTTCGGGTTCCCATAATCAAACCGTTCATTGGACCAAAACCTAATGTATGGTCGATACTTTTTCCGTCTTTTATGGCTGTCATGCTACACCCATTTCCTAAATGTATCGTAATAATTTTCGAGCCTTTATTTATTGATTTTTGTTTCAAATAATGAATCGCATTTTCAGAAACATATTTGTGACTTGTCCCATGAAAACCATATACGCGTATTTTATTTTCAGTCAAAAGATAATTAGGCAACGCATATTTGTGTGCCACAACAGGAATCGTTTGATGAAAAGCAGTATCAAAAACAGCTACTTGTTTTGCCAAATTGAAAATTTCTTCGGCCACATTTATTCCTTCTAAATTAGCCGGATTGTGCAACGGTGCCAAATCAAAAAGTTGTCTAATCTTCTCTTTTACTTCTCCGTCAATAATTACCGTATTCGAAAAAGAACTGCCACCATGAACCACGCGATGCCCAACAGCTTCAATCTCATCTGTACTCATTATCACTCCAACAGTCGCGTCCATCAACAATTGAGCAATTAACATTAAACCAATTTTATGGTTTGCAATAGGCAACGTTTCTTCTAATTTAGTATTATTAGTTACGTAGCTTAGATTGGATGTTTCCAATCCTATTCTATCAATCATCCCCGAACAAATAACTTCATTCGCCGGCATATCTATTAATTGATATTTTATGGAGGAACTTCCCGAGTTTATAATTACTATTTTCATTTTTTTAAAGTTGCTAAGGCACTAATTTTATGATTCCCTGAGTCTTTTCACTAAAGGATCAAAGAAGCAAAACTTATAATTAATAATTCACAATTCATAATTGATTTATAATCCTTGTGCTTGAATCGCTGTAATCACGACTGTATTTATAATATCATCTACTGTACAGCCTCGGCTTAAATCATTTACGGGTTTGTTTAATCCTTGTAACATCGGACCTATTGCTAGTGCGCCAGTTTCCCTTTGCACCGCTTTATACGTATTATTTCCTGTATTTAAATCTGGAAAAATCAAAACGCTGGCTTGTCCTGCCACTTCTGAATTTGGCATTTTACTTTTTCCAACAGCCATATCGACTGCGGCATCATATTGAATGGGTCCTTCAATTTTTAAGTCGGGACGTTTTTTTCTAACTATCTCTGTTGCCGTTCTTACCTTATCTACTTCATCCCCTTTTCCCGAAGAACCAGACGAATAGGAAAGCATGGCAATTTTTGGTTCTATTCCAAAAGCTAAACTAGAATCAGCCGATGAAATGGCTATTTCTGCCAGTTGTTCTGCAGTAGGATTTGGATTGATGGCGCAATCCCCAAAAACAGAAACACGGTCTTCTAAACACATGAAAAATATTGAGGAAACCACTGATGAATTAGGTTTCGTTTTAATGAATTGCAAAGCCGGTAAAATAGTATGTTGTGTGGTATGCGCGGCACCAGAAACCATTCCGTCTGCATGACCTTTATAGACCATCATCGTTCCAAAATACGACACATCTTCCATCAAATCTTTGGCCATTCCTAGCGTTACATTTTTTGCTTTTCGCAACTCATAATAGGTATTTACATAGTCATCATAATGTTCGGATTCGATTGGATTAATAATTTTAATTTTAGAAAAATCAAAATCTAATCCCAGTTCCGAAACTTTACTTTCTATTTGTTTTTTGTTTCCAATAATCGAAATATCAACTACGTCCATAGCTAATAATCGCGATGCGGCAATAATAATTCTTTCATCGTCACCCTCAGGTAAAACAATGTGTTTTCTATGTTTTCGGGCTCTTTTTACCAAATTGTATTGGAACATTTTTGGCGTCATTCCTTCCGCTTCAAAAGTGATTAACTTTTCGGATAAGTTATCTAAGTCTACATATTTTTCGAAAGTATGTATAGACGTTTCTATCTTTTGTTTATTATTGGCGTAAATTTTAGATTTAATGGAACCTATTTTATTGGTAATATAATACGTTCCTTCTTCCACCGCAAAAATAGGAACGACCGGAGAAAGTCCTTCAATTAATTTTAGAATACTCTGTTCAGGCAATATATTTCCCGTAAGCAGTATTCCTGAAATTGTTGGATAATTCACCGATTCATTCGCCTGAAGTGCACCAAGAATAATATCAGCTCTGTCACCAGGCGTTATCACCAGACTATTCTCTTTCAAATGCAATAAATAATTACAAAGTTGCATCGCGCCCACGCTAAAATTACCCGTTTGATTGTTTAAATAAGCGGCGCCAAATAACACTTTAGCATCTAATTTGTTTACAATTTCCTGAATTGTGGGATTATTCAAATTAGAAATTAAAGGAATTGAATTGACCAAAAGCCCCGCAGGCAAACTTTTTCTCAAACCAGCAGTTACTAACCCTACATTTTCAAGCTGCACTTTATTAGCGATTACAGCCAAAACTTCCACTTCCTTTACTTTGAATGAATCATAAGCAAGGTAGAGACTGTCAATTAATTCTTCCAATGTTTTCCCTACACCTGAACCCACAATTATAGTTGGGATCCCTAGATTTTTGGCAATAAGAACATTCATATCCAATTCGATAACGGTTCCTTCACCACTAAAACCGGTTCCTTCAACTAAAACAAAATCGAAACGCTCTTCTAATTTTTTATATTTTTCAATAATCAAGTCGAGAACCTCCCCTATTTTTCCTTTGTTCTTCTTTTTGATTAATTTACTTTTTGTAATAGCAAAAGCATCCTCAAATTGAATATCCAAGCCAAAATGACCAATCACCGTTTCAATGTGATTATCAAACCCTCCTTCTTCAAAATCTTCTACAATAGGTCTAAAATAGCCAACTTTGGCAGTCTTGCCAATAAGCATACTCATCAACCCTAAAGTTATAATAGACTTGCCGCTATTTTGTTCGCTTGTTGCTATATATATGGCTTTGTTCATCTTTTTAATTTTATATTTTTTCCCAATATAAATTGGATATATCCCTTTCTAATTATTAAAACCAACGTCTTTTTTTAAAATAAATAATCATTCCAATTACTATTAAAATCATAATTCCAATAATTGTATAATACCCATCGCGATAATGCAATTCAGGCATAAACTCGAAATTCATTCCGTAGACTCCAACAATAAAAGTAAGCGGAATAAATATTGCCGAAACGATAGTCAGGGTTTTCATAATCTCATTCATCTTATGCGTTTGTGCCGAAAAAAAGAAATTAGAGGCACTTTCCAGCGAACCCATATCGGATTCAATTTGTTCAAGAAGTTCCAAGCTCTTTTGATGCAATCGAGCAAAAAAACTAAAATTTTCCATTTCCATTGCATTGAATACATTATCATCTTTTATGCTTTTTATATCATACAAAGAATCCCGGAGCGGAATAATAGATCGTTTCAAAAAGTTAAAATTGTCACGATGTTTCTCAATTCGCTCCAGAATTATAGGATCAGCGCTTTTCTTCGAAAGATTAATAAGATCTTCTACTTTATCTTCTTCGTTTTCAATGGTAACATAAAAATTCTCCATGATAGCGTCCAAAAGTATGTACAACAAATAATCTACTTTTTTTGTTCTAACAATTCCCGAATGAGTCCGAATTCGCTCCCGAATATGAATGAAAAAATCACTACGTTTCTCCTGAAATGAAATTAAGATTCCATCTTTTATCAAAAAACTAATTTGCTCCACACTAATATTATCTGAATCTCCGGCTGGCAAAAGTGATTTTATATTAAAGAATAAAATATCCGATAGTTCCTCCAGTTTGGTTCTTCTGGTTGTATTTAAAATATCGGCAAGCATGAAATTGTCTATTTCAAAATAATTGCCAATTGATTTTATTAATTCAATATTATTTAAACCATGAATATTCAACCAATTCGTTTTTTGAGTATTGATGTATTTATCCAGATCTGAAACTTTAAAATCCTCAAATTCTATCAAATCAAAATTATCATAAACAAACAACTGCATTTCTGAATCATGACTTCTATGAATCCCTGTATATTCAAGATTATAAGGTTGCAGTTTCTTGCCTTTCTTGTATTTAATTTTTCTCATTCTAACTCATTTTTACAGTAATATTACGAAAAACTTTTCCGAAAATATCAGTTGTCTTAGCTTTAGCTTTTTCTAGAAATAAAACTCTCTTTTTTATTTATTATTTTGAAAAAACAAATGTATTTAGAAATTACAATTGCTTTTATGAGATAAATCATATTTCTTTTATAAAATTCCATAAAAAAAACCGAGTAGAAACATACTTTGCATCTACTCGGTTTCTTCATATAAAAAACATATTTATTTATTTTTCATCAACATAATCCTGCAAATAACTGAATCTTGGTGTTAATTTCCCTTTTTCGGTTATTTTTGCTCTTTGTAAAATGCCGTCTTTATCTCCATTAAAAAATGCCGGAATTACATGTTCCATGAACATTTCTCCAAAACCTTCACTCGCATCTTTGGGCAATTCACAAGGTAAATTATCTACAGCCATCACCACAATTGCAGCTGGGTGAAAAATATCGACTTCTTTATTTTCAGTTGGCGAATAGCCGTACAAAGGCTCTGCAATTGTCGATGATCTTAACGTACAGGCAATTGGACCATTGACATCACACGAAATATCTGCAACGACTTTTATTTTACAATCTTTGGATTGGAGCATTTCCCGTGTCAAAATTACTGGAGCTTCATTGGCATGAAAATGACCGGTAATATAGATATCAGAAACTGTAGTAAATCGTTCAAAATTGGACACATATTCTTGCGGATTCTCATAAAAATCAGTAAAATCTAATACTTGTCCGTCTTTGCGTTTATTGTATTCTAAAACATCGATCTGAGTGTAAACGGGCTGTGTATAATTCTTAGTTAAGTAATTTTCAACTGAAACCTCCTTAACTTTCATGGCATCCAAAATTTCTTTAGCACCACTACCTACTTTACCTGTTCCAGTAATTACAAATTTTAAAGGAGGCAATACCAATCGCTTCAAATGTGCGATTAGTGCTTCCTTACCAGAAAGTGTATCTGCTTTAGGTAATTTGAACAATTCGAATTTTAACCCAAAGGCACGAATACTATTGTAAACACCAACAATTCCAGCATATCGACCAAAACCAATTAACCTTCGATTATGAGAATCTACAATAGTTTCATGATCGTATAAATCAATGTTTTTCGCTAAAATTGCTTGTAACAATTTTCTGTTATACGGTTGTTTTTTGATCGTATGCGAAAAAAAGAAATAGGCTTTATTAGGAATTAAATCTTCCACAGGCACTTCTTTCACGCCAAAAAAAACATCACAATCACTAATGTCATTTGTAACTTCGATTCCTAAATTTTTATATTGTTCATCAGTAAAAATTCGAATATCGGAACTCTCAACTTTTATAGAAGCATCTTGATAAAGTTGTTTTATTCTTGCTAATTCATCTGGAGAAAAAACAACTCTTCTGTCTGGTGGGTTTTTTCTTTCTTTTATAATTCCGAACTTCATTTTTTATATTTTTAAACCAAATTAATATAACTTATTCAATTGTATTTGTTACAAATATAACAATTTTAAACAAATTGACTTATTTTTTAAAATAAATTTTCAAGTGTAAAGCCAATTAAAAGCTGATGTCCAAAACAATACAAAAAAACAATTCCAAAGCGTTAATAAAATACTGTTAAGGTTTCGGAAAAAAGAGGAGTCAAAAGGGATTGATTCTATATATTTGTTGTTCTAGTAAAATGAAAATGATATTTATAAAAAAAGCAAATATACTACAATTACTCTTCCTACTATTCGTTTTGAGTTCTTGTACCAAAGAGAAAAAGAAAATAGAATTAAGTGATGCCCAACTCCCAAAGAGTACATTACCTAAAATGAAACCTTTAACGAATGAAAGTCCTAAACTAACTGCTGAATATATTGAGTCTAAAAAAAGATCTATCGAGGCTTTTTACAATAGAACTTGGCCCAATCATAGTGCAAACGGTAGTTTTCTTGTAGCTCAAAATGGTCAAATAATTTATGAAAATTATGAAGGTTATGCTAATTTTAGAGAGAAACGATTAATAACAAGTACAACGCCACTCCATTTAGCATCTGTGAGCAAAGTATTAACTGCAACAGCCGTACTGAAGTTAATAAATGCTAAAAGAATTGATTTAGACCAAAAAGTTAATACGATACTAAAAGAATTCCCTTTTCCGGATGTCACTGTAAAAACACTGCTAAACCATAGAAGTGGCATGCGCAATTATGCTTATTTTACGGATCGAGATAAAACAGTTTGGGACCGACATAATAGATTGACTAATCAAGATATTTTAACCATTATGGCGACTAAAAATATTGGATTAGAATCTAAAACAGATACTAGATTTAGCTATTGCAATACTAATTATGCCATGTTGGCATTGATAATTGAGAAGATAACTAAGCTTCCGTATAAAGAAGCGATGAAACAGATCATTTTCAAACCACTGGGAATGAAAAATACTTATGTTTTTGACTATGAAAAAGATAAAGATAGTATAGCACCGTCATACAAAGGAAATGGTGTTGAGATAGGAAAAGATTATTTGGATGCAGTTTATGGGGATAAAAATATATATTCTACACCGCGAGATTTATTAAAATTTGACCGAGCGAGAAATTCTCCCAATTTCTTATCACCAAAATTGTTTAAACAAGTCTTTACGGGTTATAGCAATGAACGTAAAGGAGAAAAAAATTATGGTCTTGGTATTCGAATGATCAATTGGGAAACGGGACAAAACTTCTATTTTCATAATGGCTGGTGGCATGGTAACACCTCATCTTATGTTACGTTACAAAAAGAGAAAGTCACTATAATTGCCTTGTCAAATAAATTTACCACTAAAACTTACAAAGTGAGAAAACTGGCTATGTTATTTGGAGATTATCCATTTCATCTGGACAAAGGCGAAAAAGAGGAATGATTTTTGTAGAACACATACAAGTTTAGCAATAGATAATCAAGTTTTAAATTGTATCTTTGCAAACTCAAAATAAAAGGGGTCGACTGGTTTTGACAGCAAGTCGAATTGAAAAGTAAGCACGCCGAGAACTGAGACAATTCTCGCTAATAAAAGGTTTCAAAACACATACACGGCGAAGGAAACTACGCTCTTGCTGCATAATCTGAATTATAGTAAGATTAGCCTCGTCCTACCAGGTAGGAAAGCAGGATTTACCTCGAAAGCTTTGGTTTATAGCGGTCGATTAAGGTGAATCGTAAATTTAAACCTAGATTTCCATAAGCTTCCGGTGGATTTCGAAATTAAGAAGATAAGCGATGTGTGGCTGTTCCTGGCCAAACACAAAGTCGAAAATCTAATCAGGAAATAAACGTGTAGAAAGCTTTTTAGTTGCTTGTTTGGACCCGGGTTCGATTCCCGGCGACTCCACAAAAAACCCTGTAAATAATTAATTTACAGGGTTTTTTATTTGTTTTAATTTTTAATTTTTGTCACTTTCTTCTCTTTCACAAACAATCCAGCCGTATATTTTTCATACAACTCAAACAAAAACTCCATCCGTTTCGCTTCACTGCTAAAGGTTTGTTTACTGTAAGCAGCATCAACAGCTTTATCCAATTCATTATGCGATTTTACTAATGCTGGCGGCATGGTCAACAGGCTATATAAATCAGCTAAGGAACTAGTAGGGAATAATGCTCGAACATCCAAAACGTTTTGCGCTTTTTCTTCAATAGTTTTTATTTGCTTTTCTGATGGATTTTCTGGCCAAGGAAAATTATTGTAAACGATATCTTTTGAATATCTAAAATCACTTTTTAATCTTCCACAAGTGGTTTTCACCCATGCCATGTGCATTTGTGACATTAAGATTCCAAAATGGTATAAATTACCGTTTGGAATTATTAAGCATAAATTACTAGCAACTACATTTGAATTTTCAAATCCAATAGGAATATATTTTCTTCTTTCCGATGAAACACTTGGGATTATTATAAAATCTAATCCTTTTGGCTGTGTTATTTGTGCAAATAAGTGAGGTATACTTGCCAATTGCGGTCTTGAAGAATTTTCTCTAATTTTTTTTACGTTTTGAACTCTTTCTAAAACTAATTTTAATTTTTTTAATTCATTCGGTTCAATATCTTCCAACCATAAACA contains:
- a CDS encoding histidine kinase; its protein translation is MKAKITVLILLYFFSFPLYSQELLPFVENYSKSDYQGDNQIWNVAQGNDDAMYFANNYYLLRYDGVKWEKYTLPNKTIIRSIMVDGDKIYSGSYKEFGYWFRKDGKMHYVSISKGNKVFDENNNEEIWKIFKFNNKIYFQSFNGLFLYDGKGIKENKFDFLISYCFPVGNELLVASVEKGIYKIKNSKIEKVKEWAVLENNVIHAIQKHQNKIYFFTKKNGVYVLENNVLSPWKNPLNDILKVANINVAQFIKSNKLVIGTANKGVYVLDLNDGSYKNINRNNVLMNNSILSIGQDKENDLWLGLDNGIAHIEVNSPTSIFYDSSGILGSVYSVASTPKGYLMASNHGVFKYEDKQLSLIPNTQGQAWNISKINNKYLIGHNEGTFVYDNGLFYKLSTVNGGWNLAKSSINNSYLQATYSGVIIYNDANDLKQNIVLKKILKPIKYVAQNRKNEIWAADNNRGLYRILYNDAYETVRVDNITQRSKISNDFGVKIFEFRNEILFLINKSWYTYNSITNQLEGNELFNSNFQNVSDIVTIDENNFMVLQGGLLYHVYTNDNQFIKNSIQEKYYKGKIINDNLKVFKNNNSYLLNLDDGFISLQLNYKNKQTSNIKIEAFNDGLLVENTSKIKHNSELRIHVISGIYGATKPDLFYKINGTKEFIPINEGLIVLNNFISGSHDVTIYRNDGSHYIKVSSFQFIVANAWYFSFWMILVYLIFIGLILYLYYKWNKMKYIQKLKLQEEELKHQKEILEMELKAENELNVQEYEKHILELELQSKSSEVAGKSLSIAKQSEMIENIQGILDAETDFNKLKSEIKKAIKINAVNKHEWETFETNLNQIHNEFIINLSKKFPNLTSKDVKLCVYLKMNLSSKEIAPMMNISFRGVELHRYRLRKKLNLVQDENLSKFLLTI
- a CDS encoding acetate/propionate family kinase; protein product: MKIVIINSGSSSIKYQLIDMPANEVICSGMIDRIGLETSNLSYVTNNTKLEETLPIANHKIGLMLIAQLLMDATVGVIMSTDEIEAVGHRVVHGGSSFSNTVIIDGEVKEKIRQLFDLAPLHNPANLEGINVAEEIFNLAKQVAVFDTAFHQTIPVVAHKYALPNYLLTENKIRVYGFHGTSHKYVSENAIHYLKQKSINKGSKIITIHLGNGCSMTAIKDGKSIDHTLGFGPMNGLIMGTRSGDVDQSVIFYLVNSLGYSLDAVNTMLQKQSGMLGLTGYSDLRDIEANAENGNVDCQLALAMNAYRIKKYIGSYTAVLNGLDAIVFTAGIGENSSYIRKLVCTDMNYFGIELDDCKNEIRSKEIREINTSDSKTKILVIPTNEEIEIANQVFELLTN
- the pta gene encoding phosphate acetyltransferase gives rise to the protein MNKAIYIATSEQNSGKSIITLGLMSMLIGKTAKVGYFRPIVEDFEEGGFDNHIETVIGHFGLDIQFEDAFAITKSKLIKKKNKGKIGEVLDLIIEKYKKLEERFDFVLVEGTGFSGEGTVIELDMNVLIAKNLGIPTIIVGSGVGKTLEELIDSLYLAYDSFKVKEVEVLAVIANKVQLENVGLVTAGLRKSLPAGLLVNSIPLISNLNNPTIQEIVNKLDAKVLFGAAYLNNQTGNFSVGAMQLCNYLLHLKENSLVITPGDRADIILGALQANESVNYPTISGILLTGNILPEQSILKLIEGLSPVVPIFAVEEGTYYITNKIGSIKSKIYANNKQKIETSIHTFEKYVDLDNLSEKLITFEAEGMTPKMFQYNLVKRARKHRKHIVLPEGDDERIIIAASRLLAMDVVDISIIGNKKQIESKVSELGLDFDFSKIKIINPIESEHYDDYVNTYYELRKAKNVTLGMAKDLMEDVSYFGTMMVYKGHADGMVSGAAHTTQHTILPALQFIKTKPNSSVVSSIFFMCLEDRVSVFGDCAINPNPTAEQLAEIAISSADSSLAFGIEPKIAMLSYSSGSSGKGDEVDKVRTATEIVRKKRPDLKIEGPIQYDAAVDMAVGKSKMPNSEVAGQASVLIFPDLNTGNNTYKAVQRETGALAIGPMLQGLNKPVNDLSRGCTVDDIINTVVITAIQAQGL
- the corA gene encoding magnesium/cobalt transporter CorA; this encodes MRKIKYKKGKKLQPYNLEYTGIHRSHDSEMQLFVYDNFDLIEFEDFKVSDLDKYINTQKTNWLNIHGLNNIELIKSIGNYFEIDNFMLADILNTTRRTKLEELSDILFFNIKSLLPAGDSDNISVEQISFLIKDGILISFQEKRSDFFIHIRERIRTHSGIVRTKKVDYLLYILLDAIMENFYVTIENEEDKVEDLINLSKKSADPIILERIEKHRDNFNFLKRSIIPLRDSLYDIKSIKDDNVFNAMEMENFSFFARLHQKSLELLEQIESDMGSLESASNFFFSAQTHKMNEIMKTLTIVSAIFIPLTFIVGVYGMNFEFMPELHYRDGYYTIIGIMILIVIGMIIYFKKRRWF
- a CDS encoding NAD(P)-dependent oxidoreductase; this translates as MKFGIIKERKNPPDRRVVFSPDELARIKQLYQDASIKVESSDIRIFTDEQYKNLGIEVTNDISDCDVFFGVKEVPVEDLIPNKAYFFFSHTIKKQPYNRKLLQAILAKNIDLYDHETIVDSHNRRLIGFGRYAGIVGVYNSIRAFGLKFELFKLPKADTLSGKEALIAHLKRLVLPPLKFVITGTGKVGSGAKEILDAMKVKEVSVENYLTKNYTQPVYTQIDVLEYNKRKDGQVLDFTDFYENPQEYVSNFERFTTVSDIYITGHFHANEAPVILTREMLQSKDCKIKVVADISCDVNGPIACTLRSSTIAEPLYGYSPTENKEVDIFHPAAIVVMAVDNLPCELPKDASEGFGEMFMEHVIPAFFNGDKDGILQRAKITEKGKLTPRFSYLQDYVDEK